From Haloarcula hispanica ATCC 33960, the proteins below share one genomic window:
- a CDS encoding 50S ribosomal protein L44e, producing the protein MQMPRRFNTYCPHCNEHQEHEVEKVRSGRQTGMKWIDRQRERNSGIGNDGKFSKVPGGDKPTKKTDLKYRCGECGKAHLREGWRAGRLEFQE; encoded by the coding sequence ATGCAGATGCCACGACGATTCAATACGTACTGTCCGCACTGTAACGAGCACCAGGAACACGAGGTCGAGAAAGTCCGTAGCGGCCGTCAGACCGGCATGAAGTGGATCGACCGCCAGCGCGAGCGTAACTCCGGTATCGGGAACGACGGCAAGTTCTCGAAGGTCCCGGGTGGCGACAAGCCCACCAAGAAGACGGACCTCAAGTACCGCTGTGGCGAGTGTGGGAAGGCCCACCTCCGCGAGGGATGGCGCGCTGGCCGACTGGAGTTCCAGGAGTAA
- a CDS encoding RNA-protein complex protein Nop10, giving the protein MKSDIRVCAAWESEHDRPVYTLDDTCPECGLEAVNSAPAPFSPEDSYGEYRRSLKRRSRE; this is encoded by the coding sequence ATGAAATCGGACATCCGCGTCTGTGCCGCCTGGGAATCCGAACACGACCGGCCGGTGTACACGCTGGACGACACCTGTCCGGAGTGCGGGCTCGAGGCGGTCAACAGTGCACCCGCGCCGTTCTCGCCCGAAGACAGCTACGGCGAGTATCGACGTTCTCTTAAGCGCCGCAGCCGCGAATAA
- a CDS encoding HAH_0734 family protein, whose translation MKKLIIHGDPGLRKGGRIEYEDEEYEVFSVSRQGDWHGPDRPQLWCTIGSEDEEETFKRQEYIPMHLDTDDIEAEAVTVLRERAPPNAES comes from the coding sequence ATGAAGAAGCTCATTATCCACGGCGACCCGGGGCTGCGAAAGGGCGGCCGCATCGAGTACGAGGACGAGGAGTACGAGGTGTTCTCAGTTTCGCGGCAGGGCGACTGGCATGGCCCGGACCGACCACAGCTCTGGTGTACCATCGGCTCGGAGGACGAGGAAGAGACGTTCAAACGCCAGGAGTACATCCCGATGCATCTGGATACGGACGACATTGAGGCCGAAGCCGTTACCGTCCTCCGCGAGCGCGCGCCGCCGAACGCCGAGTCCTGA
- a CDS encoding translation initiation factor IF-2 subunit alpha, translating to MKYSGWPEPGELVVGKIDEIEDFGVFVDLDEYEGKRGLCHISEVASGWIKNVRDHVNEGQTVVAKVLDVDESAQQIDLSIKDVNDHQRKEKIQEWKNEQKADNWMELAFGEDLDDETYAAIANELLAEFGSMYDGFESAAIHGNDALEDVDLSEEEIDAIVQTARNNVSVPYVQVTGYVDLSCPESDGVDVIKEALQAAEGNGEVPNEIELEVTYVGSPEYRIQVQAPDYKTAEDALEESADRAAKVVEQHGGSGQFHRERSEDDE from the coding sequence ATGAAATACAGCGGCTGGCCCGAACCGGGCGAACTCGTCGTCGGCAAGATCGACGAGATCGAGGACTTCGGCGTGTTCGTCGACCTCGACGAGTACGAGGGCAAGCGCGGCCTCTGTCACATCTCCGAGGTCGCCAGCGGATGGATCAAGAACGTCCGCGACCACGTCAACGAAGGGCAGACAGTCGTTGCCAAGGTGCTTGACGTCGACGAGAGCGCCCAGCAGATCGACCTCTCGATCAAGGACGTCAACGACCACCAGCGAAAAGAGAAGATTCAGGAGTGGAAAAACGAGCAGAAGGCCGACAACTGGATGGAACTGGCCTTCGGCGAGGACCTGGACGACGAGACCTACGCCGCTATCGCCAACGAGCTGCTGGCGGAGTTCGGCTCGATGTACGACGGGTTCGAGTCGGCGGCGATCCACGGCAACGACGCCCTCGAAGACGTCGACCTCTCCGAGGAGGAGATCGACGCTATCGTCCAGACGGCCCGGAACAACGTCTCCGTGCCGTACGTGCAGGTCACCGGCTACGTCGACCTGTCCTGTCCCGAAAGCGACGGCGTCGACGTCATCAAGGAAGCGCTCCAGGCTGCGGAGGGCAACGGTGAGGTCCCCAACGAGATCGAACTCGAAGTGACCTACGTCGGCTCACCCGAGTACCGCATTCAGGTACAAGCGCCCGACTACAAGACCGCCGAGGACGCGCTCGAAGAGAGTGCGGACCGCGCCGCGAAGGTCGTCGAGCAACACGGTGGTTCGGGGCAGTTCCACCGCGAGCGCAGCGAAGACGACGAGTAA
- a CDS encoding 30S ribosomal protein S27e produces MAGSFITVECPDCENEQTLFEKAASEVSCAVCGHTIARPTGGKADIEGEVTAVVEAR; encoded by the coding sequence ATGGCAGGAAGCTTCATCACCGTCGAATGCCCCGACTGCGAGAACGAACAGACCCTCTTCGAGAAGGCCGCGAGCGAAGTTTCGTGCGCCGTCTGTGGCCACACTATCGCCCGCCCGACGGGCGGCAAGGCCGACATCGAAGGCGAAGTGACCGCCGTTGTCGAGGCCCGATAG